Proteins encoded by one window of Burkholderia plantarii:
- a CDS encoding sulfite exporter TauE/SafE family protein, whose amino-acid sequence MSLPHINLLYTVSGLFVGFLVGLTGVGGGSLMTPILVLLFNIHPATAVGTDLLYAAATKATGTFVHGAKGSVDWRITGRLAAGSVPAAAVTLWLLHAHGFGSTSTNRLIQVVLGGALLLTSVALMFRPRLAAFASRHALAPNPARTVALTVLTGVVLGVLVSLTSVGAGAIGVTVLLLLYPTLSTTRIVGSDIAHAVPLTLVAGMGHWLLGSVDWSMLVSLLLGSLPGIVAGSHLSTRAPERLLRNVLAATLVAVGLKLVTS is encoded by the coding sequence ATGTCGCTTCCCCATATCAATCTGCTCTACACCGTCTCCGGCCTGTTCGTCGGCTTCCTCGTCGGCCTGACGGGCGTGGGCGGCGGCTCGCTGATGACGCCGATCCTCGTGCTGCTGTTCAACATCCATCCGGCCACGGCGGTCGGCACCGACCTGCTCTACGCGGCGGCCACCAAGGCCACCGGCACCTTCGTCCACGGCGCCAAGGGCTCGGTGGACTGGCGCATCACGGGCCGGCTCGCGGCGGGCAGCGTGCCGGCCGCGGCGGTCACGCTGTGGCTGCTGCACGCGCACGGCTTCGGCTCGACCTCGACCAACCGGCTGATCCAGGTCGTGCTCGGCGGCGCGCTGCTGCTGACCTCGGTGGCGCTGATGTTCCGGCCGCGGCTCGCCGCGTTCGCCTCGCGCCACGCGCTCGCGCCGAATCCGGCCCGCACCGTCGCGCTGACGGTGCTGACCGGCGTCGTGCTCGGCGTGCTGGTGTCGCTGACCTCGGTGGGCGCGGGCGCGATCGGCGTGACGGTGCTGCTGCTGCTGTACCCGACGCTGTCCACCACGCGCATCGTCGGTTCGGACATCGCGCACGCGGTGCCGCTCACGCTGGTGGCCGGGATGGGCCACTGGCTGCTCGGCTCGGTCGACTGGTCGATGCTGGTGTCGCTGCTGCTCGGCTCGCTGCCCGGCATCGTCGCGGGCAGCCATCTGTCGACGCGCGCGCCTGAACGCCTGCTGCGCAACGTGCTGGCCGCGACGCTGGTGGCGGTCGGCCTGAAGCTCGTCACGTCCTGA